In one window of Photorhabdus laumondii subsp. laumondii DNA:
- the ydiJ gene encoding D-2-hydroxyglutarate dehydrogenase YdiJ — MIPRISQAPHVSEVAQKFLDTLKEQGFTGDVASSYADRLTMATDNSIYQLLPQAIVFPRSSADVVLLARVAGEKEYQNLTFTPRGGGTGTNGQALNDGIVVDMSRYMNRILEINPAQGWVRVEAGVIKDQLNQYLRPYGYFFSPELSTSNRATLGGMINTDASGQGSLVYGKTSDHVLSLRAVLLGGELLDTRAMDIVQAESIAQEDSVTGRIYNTVLSRCREQRELIVEKFPKLNRFLTGYDLRHVFSDDMRKFDLGRILTGSEGTLAFITEAVLDITPLPKVRRLVNVKYDSFDSALRNAPFMVEAKALSVETVDSKVLNLAREDIVWHSVKELITDIPNKDMQGLNIVEFSGDDQPLIDRQVETLCQRLDELMDGNQAGIIGYQICRELADIERIYAMRKKAVGLLGNSKGAAKPIPFVEDTCVPPQYLADYIVEFRQLLDSHHLNYGMFGHVDAGVLHVRPALDMCDPQQEILMKQISDEIVSLTARYGGLLWGEHGKGFRAEYSPAFFGSILYEELRRIKAAFDPDNRLNPGKICPPMGVDAPMMKVDAVKRGTYDRTIPINVRNTFRGAMECNGNGLCFNFDVKSPMCPSMKVSQQRIHSPKGRATLVREWLRLLTEQGVDPTLLKQGLEQKRPSLRGLIEKTHNSWQAWRGEYDFSHEVKEAMSGCLACKACSTQCPIKIDVPSFRARFLELYHGRYFRPLRDHIVASAESSTPLMAKVPRVFNFFLKQPWIQELSRRTIGMVDLPLLSSPTLPQQLAGHYALSTTLEQLEKMEQAHRDEHVLIVQDPFTSYYDAKVVADFAYLVEKLGYKPVLLPFSPNGKAQHIKGFLSRFTKTAKKTSDFLNRVAELGIPMVGVDPALVLCYRDEYKEILGEQRGKFEVQLVHEWLINTLPEKSDHEEKSGDKWYLFGHCTEVTMLPGSSQQWGKIFHRLGSKLDNISVGCCGMAGTYGHENKNIEHSIGIYKLSWQPALQKLPLERCLSSGYSCRSQVKRIEGQVLKHPLQALLEIIP, encoded by the coding sequence ATGATCCCACGCATATCACAAGCACCGCACGTCAGTGAGGTGGCGCAGAAGTTCTTGGATACATTGAAGGAACAAGGATTTACCGGAGATGTTGCCAGTAGTTATGCCGATCGTCTGACAATGGCGACAGATAACAGTATCTATCAACTCTTACCACAGGCTATCGTTTTCCCTCGATCCAGTGCAGATGTGGTTTTACTGGCTCGTGTCGCAGGTGAAAAAGAGTATCAGAATTTGACATTTACGCCACGCGGTGGCGGTACAGGCACAAACGGCCAGGCGCTTAATGACGGCATTGTGGTGGATATGTCCCGTTATATGAATCGCATTCTTGAGATTAACCCGGCGCAAGGTTGGGTCAGAGTTGAGGCGGGGGTGATTAAAGACCAACTGAATCAATATTTGCGTCCATATGGTTATTTCTTTTCACCGGAGCTTTCAACCAGTAACCGTGCAACATTGGGCGGCATGATTAATACTGACGCATCCGGTCAGGGTTCATTAGTCTATGGTAAAACTTCTGATCATGTTCTTAGCCTACGGGCAGTTCTATTAGGGGGGGAATTACTTGACACCCGCGCTATGGATATAGTCCAGGCGGAATCGATTGCGCAAGAGGATTCGGTTACCGGTCGCATTTATAACACGGTGCTTAGCCGCTGCCGTGAACAACGTGAACTTATCGTTGAAAAATTCCCCAAACTTAATCGCTTTTTGACCGGTTATGATTTGCGCCATGTGTTCAGTGATGACATGCGGAAATTTGATTTAGGTCGTATCTTAACTGGTTCAGAAGGAACGCTAGCTTTTATTACCGAAGCGGTTTTGGATATTACCCCGTTGCCAAAAGTCAGGCGATTGGTGAATGTGAAATATGATTCATTTGATTCTGCACTGCGTAATGCTCCTTTTATGGTGGAGGCAAAGGCATTATCGGTTGAGACCGTGGATTCCAAAGTGCTGAATTTGGCGCGTGAGGATATCGTCTGGCACTCAGTTAAGGAATTGATAACGGATATTCCTAACAAAGATATGCAGGGGTTGAATATTGTTGAATTCAGTGGCGATGATCAGCCTTTGATAGACCGGCAAGTAGAAACACTTTGCCAGCGCCTTGATGAACTGATGGATGGCAATCAAGCTGGGATTATTGGTTATCAAATTTGCCGAGAGTTAGCTGATATTGAGCGTATTTATGCAATGCGCAAGAAAGCAGTTGGCTTGTTGGGTAACAGTAAAGGTGCGGCGAAACCCATTCCTTTTGTAGAAGATACGTGTGTACCGCCACAGTATCTCGCTGATTATATTGTGGAATTCCGGCAGCTATTGGATAGCCATCATCTTAATTACGGTATGTTTGGTCATGTGGATGCGGGGGTGCTGCATGTTCGGCCGGCGCTGGATATGTGTGATCCTCAGCAAGAGATACTGATGAAACAGATTTCTGATGAAATTGTCAGTCTCACCGCACGTTATGGTGGTTTGTTGTGGGGAGAGCATGGTAAAGGATTTCGAGCTGAATACAGCCCGGCATTTTTCGGTAGCATCTTGTATGAAGAATTACGCCGAATTAAGGCTGCCTTTGACCCGGATAACCGTTTGAATCCGGGCAAAATTTGTCCGCCGATGGGGGTTGATGCCCCTATGATGAAAGTCGATGCTGTTAAGCGAGGAACGTATGATCGGACAATTCCGATAAATGTCAGGAATACATTCCGTGGTGCTATGGAGTGTAATGGGAATGGGCTCTGTTTTAATTTCGATGTAAAAAGCCCGATGTGTCCATCAATGAAAGTGAGTCAGCAACGTATCCATTCACCGAAAGGACGCGCGACACTGGTGCGTGAATGGCTGCGTCTTTTAACTGAACAGGGGGTAGATCCGACGTTACTGAAACAGGGATTAGAACAAAAACGACCAAGTTTGCGTGGGTTGATTGAGAAGACTCACAATAGTTGGCAGGCATGGCGTGGGGAGTATGACTTTTCTCACGAAGTGAAAGAGGCAATGTCGGGTTGTCTGGCATGCAAAGCTTGCTCAACGCAGTGCCCGATTAAAATTGATGTTCCGTCATTTCGTGCACGTTTTCTTGAGTTATATCATGGCCGCTATTTTCGCCCTTTACGTGATCATATTGTGGCGAGTGCGGAAAGCAGTACACCATTAATGGCTAAGGTCCCTCGGGTCTTCAATTTCTTCCTGAAACAACCGTGGATACAAGAATTGAGTCGCCGGACTATCGGCATGGTGGATTTACCCTTGTTATCCAGCCCGACGCTGCCCCAACAACTGGCGGGTCATTATGCACTTTCGACCACACTGGAACAGCTTGAAAAAATGGAACAGGCTCATCGTGACGAACATGTGTTGATTGTTCAGGACCCGTTCACGAGCTATTACGATGCTAAAGTTGTGGCTGATTTTGCCTATTTGGTAGAAAAATTGGGATATAAACCCGTATTGCTGCCATTTTCTCCAAACGGTAAAGCACAACATATCAAAGGCTTCTTATCCCGTTTTACTAAAACGGCCAAAAAGACGTCAGACTTTCTGAACCGGGTTGCGGAGTTGGGTATTCCAATGGTGGGTGTTGATCCAGCGCTGGTGCTGTGCTACCGGGACGAATATAAAGAAATTTTGGGAGAACAGCGTGGAAAGTTTGAGGTTCAGCTTGTTCATGAATGGTTGATTAATACCTTACCGGAGAAAAGTGACCATGAAGAAAAATCCGGTGATAAATGGTATCTATTTGGACATTGTACCGAAGTGACTATGCTACCGGGCAGTAGTCAACAATGGGGAAAAATTTTCCATCGGTTGGGTAGCAAGCTGGATAATATCAGTGTAGGCTGCTGTGGCATGGCCGGAACCTATGGTCATGAAAACAAAAACATAGAACACTCTATTGGTATCTATAAGTTATCCTGGCAACCTGCCTTGCAGAAATTACCATTGGAGCGTTGTTTAAGCTCCGGTTATTCCTGCCGAAGTCAGGTTAAGCGGATAGAAGGGCAAGTACTTAAGCATCCGTTGCAAGCTTTATTGGAGATAATCCCATGA
- the ydiK gene encoding AI-2E family transporter YdiK, whose amino-acid sequence MDKSQPYYDLPKLLFTLIFLSLLIVTSFWVIKPFIFGFVWAGMVVIATWPLLEKLQDSLWGKRWIAVSIMTLLLILLFVIPIALLVSSLLENSAPLIQWTKSPSHFQIPTMTWLNSIPLVGDKLYSAWNSLITDGGNVLIAKVQPYVGEAATWFFTQAANAGRFVFHLCLMVLFSVLLYLKGEQVTMSIRHFAIRLANKRGDAAILLAAQSIRAVALGVVVTALVQAIIGGLGLAVSGIPYATLLTVLMFVCCVAQLGPLLILVPAVAWLYWTGDTTWGTVLLVWSCIVTTMDGFLRPFLIRLGADLPMALILIGVIGGILSFGMIGLFIGPVVLAVAYRLLIAWMNEVPEPENDLAETEKYLEQKFSE is encoded by the coding sequence ATGGACAAATCTCAACCGTATTATGACCTGCCAAAACTATTATTTACTTTAATTTTCCTGTCACTGTTAATTGTTACCAGCTTTTGGGTGATAAAACCCTTTATCTTCGGTTTTGTCTGGGCCGGCATGGTTGTTATCGCCACCTGGCCATTATTAGAAAAACTACAGGACAGCTTGTGGGGTAAACGCTGGATTGCGGTCTCCATCATGACGCTACTGCTAATTCTATTATTCGTGATCCCTATCGCATTACTGGTTAGTAGCTTATTGGAAAACAGCGCGCCATTAATCCAGTGGACTAAATCCCCCTCTCATTTTCAAATACCGACAATGACCTGGCTGAATAGTATCCCTCTGGTTGGCGATAAACTTTACAGCGCTTGGAACTCACTTATTACTGACGGTGGCAATGTTCTGATAGCTAAAGTCCAGCCTTATGTTGGAGAAGCAGCAACCTGGTTCTTTACTCAAGCGGCAAATGCCGGGCGTTTTGTATTCCATCTCTGTTTGATGGTGCTATTCAGCGTGCTCTTATATCTAAAAGGCGAACAGGTGACGATGAGTATTCGCCATTTTGCCATTCGCCTGGCAAATAAACGCGGAGATGCCGCCATCCTGTTGGCAGCACAATCCATCCGTGCCGTCGCGCTCGGCGTGGTGGTTACCGCATTGGTCCAAGCCATTATCGGTGGTCTTGGCTTGGCTGTTTCGGGCATTCCTTATGCTACGTTGTTGACAGTACTCATGTTTGTCTGTTGCGTCGCTCAACTCGGCCCATTACTGATTTTAGTTCCCGCTGTTGCCTGGCTTTATTGGACAGGTGATACAACCTGGGGAACCGTGCTACTGGTCTGGAGCTGTATCGTAACGACAATGGATGGATTTCTTCGCCCATTTTTAATCCGTCTGGGCGCAGATTTACCTATGGCGCTGATATTAATAGGCGTTATTGGTGGAATACTCTCATTTGGCATGATTGGCTTATTTATCGGCCCCGTTGTATTAGCCGTTGCTTACCGTTTATTAATCGCATGGATGAATGAAGTCCCAGAACCTGAAAATGATTTAGCCGAAACTGAAAAATATCTGGAACAGAAATTTTCAGAATAA
- the ppsA gene encoding phosphoenolpyruvate synthase, which yields MPNNDLTPRNVLWYNQLGMHDIDRVGGKNASLGEMITHLSELGVSVPNGFATTAQAFNDFLEQSGVNQRIYDLLDETDVDDVNQLAKAGAQIRQWVIDTPFTSQLEKDIQDAYQQLSEGEPEASFAVRSSATAEDMPDASFAGQQETFLNVQGIDAVMVAIKHVFASLFNDRAISYRVHQGYDHRGVALSAGVQRMVRSDLASSGVMFTIDTESGFDQVVFITSAYGLGEMVVQGAVNPDEFYVHKSTLNKGKPAIVRRNLGSKKLHMTYADNKEHGKQVRIEDVPASQRNRFSLADEEVEALARQALLIEKHYGRPMDIEWAKDGHNGKLYIVQARPETVRSNQQVMERYQLNEQGQVLVEGRAIGHRIGAGRVKVIHNLNEMDRIQPGDVLVTDMTDPDWEPIMKKAAAIVTNRGGRTCHAAIIARELGIPAVVGCGDATERLQENQSVTVSCAEGDTGFVYQNQLNFTVQSSQVDQLPELDVKIMLNVGNPDRAFDFARLPNDGVGLARLEFIINRMIGVHPRALLEFDQQTPELQQEIKSLMAGYDNPVEFYVGRLTEGIATLAAAFWPKRVIVRLSDFKSNEYANLVGGDIYEPDEENPMLGFRGAGRYVSDSFRRCFALECEAVKRVRNDMGLTNVEIMIPFVRTVAQAEAVIAELASQGLKRGENGLKVIMMCEIPSNAILAEQFLEHFDGFSIGSNDMTQLTLGLDRDSGVVSELFDERNDAVKALLSLAIQAAKRQNKYVGICGQGPSDHQDFAHWLMEEGIDSLSLNPDTVVKTWLGLAKVS from the coding sequence ATGCCCAATAATGACCTCACCCCGCGTAATGTGCTTTGGTATAACCAATTAGGTATGCATGATATTGACCGGGTTGGTGGTAAAAACGCCTCCCTGGGAGAAATGATCACTCACCTGTCAGAGTTGGGGGTTTCTGTCCCGAATGGTTTCGCCACGACAGCACAGGCATTTAATGATTTCTTGGAACAAAGTGGTGTCAATCAGCGTATTTATGACTTGCTGGATGAAACGGATGTTGATGATGTCAATCAACTGGCTAAAGCAGGTGCACAAATTCGCCAATGGGTGATTGATACGCCATTTACGTCACAACTGGAAAAAGATATTCAGGATGCTTATCAACAGTTGTCTGAAGGAGAGCCTGAAGCCTCTTTTGCTGTACGTTCTTCGGCAACGGCTGAAGATATGCCTGATGCCTCTTTTGCCGGGCAGCAGGAAACTTTTCTAAACGTGCAAGGCATTGATGCTGTGATGGTTGCCATCAAGCATGTGTTTGCTTCATTGTTTAATGATCGCGCTATTTCCTATCGTGTCCATCAGGGATATGACCATCGAGGAGTTGCACTATCAGCGGGTGTACAACGTATGGTGCGTTCTGATCTCGCTTCTTCCGGTGTGATGTTCACTATTGATACTGAATCAGGGTTTGATCAGGTTGTTTTTATTACCTCTGCTTACGGATTGGGCGAGATGGTTGTTCAAGGCGCTGTGAATCCGGATGAGTTCTATGTTCATAAATCAACTCTGAATAAGGGTAAACCAGCAATCGTGCGACGCAATCTGGGTTCTAAAAAACTGCATATGACCTATGCTGACAATAAAGAACATGGCAAGCAGGTACGTATCGAAGATGTACCAGCATCACAACGCAATCGTTTCTCTTTAGCTGATGAAGAAGTTGAGGCATTGGCGCGTCAGGCGTTATTAATTGAAAAACATTATGGCCGACCAATGGATATTGAATGGGCTAAAGATGGTCATAATGGCAAGTTATACATTGTTCAGGCGCGTCCTGAGACTGTCCGCTCAAACCAGCAAGTTATGGAGCGTTACCAACTGAATGAACAAGGTCAGGTATTGGTGGAAGGACGTGCCATAGGCCATCGTATTGGTGCAGGTCGAGTAAAAGTTATTCACAACTTGAATGAAATGGATCGCATCCAACCGGGTGATGTTTTGGTCACTGATATGACTGATCCGGATTGGGAGCCTATTATGAAAAAAGCGGCTGCGATTGTAACTAATCGCGGTGGCCGGACCTGTCACGCAGCGATTATTGCCCGTGAATTGGGCATTCCCGCGGTTGTTGGATGCGGTGATGCAACGGAACGTTTGCAAGAGAATCAGTCGGTGACAGTTTCCTGTGCGGAAGGTGATACGGGTTTTGTTTATCAGAATCAACTGAATTTTACTGTACAAAGTTCCCAAGTCGATCAGTTACCTGAACTTGATGTAAAAATTATGCTCAACGTCGGTAATCCAGATCGTGCATTTGATTTTGCCCGTTTGCCGAATGATGGCGTAGGTCTTGCTCGTTTGGAGTTTATTATTAATCGGATGATTGGTGTACATCCCCGTGCATTACTGGAGTTTGATCAGCAAACTCCTGAGTTGCAGCAAGAGATAAAATCGCTGATGGCTGGTTATGACAACCCGGTTGAGTTCTATGTTGGGCGTTTGACGGAGGGGATTGCCACTCTGGCGGCTGCATTCTGGCCGAAACGGGTGATTGTCCGTTTGTCTGATTTTAAATCCAATGAATATGCCAATCTGGTGGGGGGTGACATTTATGAACCTGATGAAGAGAACCCTATGCTAGGTTTCCGTGGTGCAGGGCGTTATGTTTCTGACAGTTTCCGTCGCTGTTTTGCATTAGAGTGCGAAGCCGTTAAACGTGTACGTAATGATATGGGGTTGACCAACGTTGAAATTATGATCCCGTTCGTTCGTACGGTAGCGCAGGCTGAAGCAGTGATTGCTGAACTGGCATCCCAAGGGTTGAAGCGCGGTGAAAACGGATTGAAAGTCATTATGATGTGCGAGATTCCGTCCAACGCAATTCTGGCAGAACAGTTCCTTGAACATTTTGATGGTTTCTCTATTGGTTCTAATGATATGACTCAACTGACGCTTGGTTTGGATCGGGATTCTGGGGTGGTATCTGAACTATTTGATGAACGTAATGATGCGGTCAAAGCTCTGCTCTCATTGGCTATCCAAGCGGCTAAGCGTCAAAACAAGTATGTAGGAATTTGTGGTCAGGGGCCTTCAGACCATCAGGATTTTGCTCATTGGTTGATGGAAGAAGGGATTGATAGCCTGTCATTAAATCCAGATACCGTTGTAAAAACTTGGTTAGGATTAGCGAAAGTGAGTTAA